A single region of the Streptomyces sp. NBC_00236 genome encodes:
- a CDS encoding ABC transporter permease, which produces MKPRATVTTDPDRTADGAGAPAGGDDGGDGSGTRTDRSRAIGTRGSRTAKKAKRAKKGSAKSRPTDTGPQLGGITRRQRLYRDRTLVLMTVPAIALLLIFNYIPLLGNIVAFQDYDVYDLGITGSPFVGFDNFTRIFEDYRFWEVLINTLVIFVTQLVLFFPIPIAIALLLNTIMSARIRAWVQAVVYLPHFFSWVLVVTVFQQMFGGAGLVAQWLRDHGHEGFDLMTNPGFFKFLVSAQAVWKDAGWGVIVFLAALAAVNTDLYEAAAVDGAGRWRRMWHVTLPALRPVIALLLVLRVGSALNLDFEQILLQRDQVGSGASEILDTYIWWTGIKTGDFGYAAAAGVFKGLFSVAMVLGANKVAHMLGEQGVYSKK; this is translated from the coding sequence GTGAAGCCACGGGCCACGGTCACGACCGACCCGGACCGCACCGCCGACGGGGCCGGCGCCCCGGCCGGCGGCGATGACGGCGGGGACGGAAGCGGCACACGGACGGACAGGTCCCGCGCGATCGGCACACGCGGATCCCGTACGGCGAAAAAGGCGAAAAGGGCGAAGAAGGGGTCGGCGAAGAGCCGGCCAACGGACACCGGACCGCAGCTGGGCGGCATCACCCGGCGTCAGCGGCTGTACCGCGACCGCACCCTGGTGCTCATGACGGTCCCGGCCATCGCGCTGTTGCTGATCTTCAACTACATCCCGTTGCTCGGGAACATCGTGGCCTTCCAGGACTACGACGTGTACGACCTGGGCATCACCGGCAGCCCCTTCGTCGGCTTCGACAACTTCACCCGGATCTTCGAGGACTACCGCTTCTGGGAAGTCCTCATCAACACCCTGGTCATCTTCGTCACCCAGCTCGTCCTCTTCTTCCCCATCCCGATCGCCATCGCGCTGCTCCTCAACACGATCATGAGCGCGCGGATCCGGGCCTGGGTCCAGGCAGTCGTCTATCTGCCCCACTTCTTCTCGTGGGTGCTCGTCGTCACCGTGTTCCAGCAGATGTTCGGCGGGGCGGGACTCGTCGCCCAGTGGCTGCGCGACCACGGTCACGAGGGCTTCGACCTGATGACCAACCCGGGCTTCTTCAAGTTCCTGGTCTCCGCCCAGGCCGTGTGGAAGGACGCCGGCTGGGGTGTGATCGTCTTCCTCGCCGCGCTCGCCGCCGTCAACACCGACCTGTACGAGGCCGCCGCCGTCGACGGCGCGGGCCGCTGGCGCCGGATGTGGCACGTCACGCTGCCCGCCCTGCGTCCCGTCATCGCGCTCCTGCTCGTCCTGCGGGTGGGCAGCGCGCTCAACCTCGACTTCGAACAGATCCTGCTCCAGCGCGATCAGGTCGGCTCCGGGGCTTCGGAAATCCTGGACACCTACATCTGGTGGACAGGCATCAAAACCGGCGACTTCGGCTATGCGGCCGCCGCCGGCGTCTTCAAGGGACTGTTCAGCGTCGCCATGGTGCTGGGTGCCAACAAGGTCGCCCACATGCTGGGCGAGCAGGGGGTGTACTCCAAGAAATGA
- a CDS encoding glycoside hydrolase family 12 protein, with protein sequence MAPRTRTLSRFVLAPATAVAALIGFAAAPAQAAIWSSSDQWGNYTTSDGYTLYNNIWGSGAGSQSIWANSSGNWGVWADHPNTGGIKSYPNAKKVVNKSITSLRSLTSTYNVTVPSSGAYNTSYDIWDSDYDYEVMLWVNYNGAVGPLGSPQGNLTLGGHTWSVYKGDNGANQVFSFLRTSDSSAGTVDILPILKWIKDTKGWWGNETIGDVQFGYEVTSSAGGLDFTTNGFSVSSG encoded by the coding sequence ATGGCACCTCGCACCCGCACCCTCAGCAGGTTCGTACTGGCCCCGGCCACGGCAGTGGCGGCCCTCATCGGCTTCGCCGCCGCCCCCGCCCAGGCCGCGATCTGGTCCTCCTCGGACCAGTGGGGCAACTACACCACATCCGACGGATACACCCTCTACAACAACATCTGGGGCTCCGGCGCAGGTTCGCAGTCCATCTGGGCCAACTCCTCCGGCAACTGGGGCGTCTGGGCCGACCACCCGAACACGGGCGGCATCAAGTCGTACCCGAACGCGAAGAAGGTCGTCAACAAGTCGATCACCTCGCTGCGGTCGCTCACCAGCACGTACAACGTCACCGTCCCGTCGTCGGGTGCGTACAACACCTCGTACGACATCTGGGACAGCGACTACGACTACGAGGTCATGCTCTGGGTCAACTACAACGGCGCCGTGGGCCCGCTGGGCTCCCCGCAGGGAAACCTGACGCTCGGCGGCCACACCTGGAGCGTCTACAAGGGTGACAACGGGGCCAACCAGGTCTTCTCGTTCCTGCGCACCTCGGACTCCTCGGCGGGCACGGTGGACATCCTGCCGATCCTCAAGTGGATCAAGGACACCAAGGGCTGGTGGGGCAACGAGACGATCGGCGACGTCCAGTTCGGCTACGAGGTCACCTCGTCGGCGGGCGGACTGGACTTCACGACGAACGGGTTCAGCGTCTCCTCCGGCTGA
- a CDS encoding carbohydrate ABC transporter permease has protein sequence MTTLLEREKGPAEPAPRAETPLQRALRMEPRPVWEEEPTKAGLAFKGVGLVAICAIVIVPIWVVLVTSLSDTKAINDAGGLVVWPKSITFVAYKELLSGGAVTRAAAVSVGLTVVGTVVSMVVSILCAYGLSRRDSYAHRPLLMTLMATMFFGAGLIPTYLLVTGIGLSDSYWSMILPSAISVFNVLVLRGFFMDTAPELIDAARIDGAGEWRILLQIIMPLSRAVIAVISLFYAVGYWSQWFNAMLYIQDSDKYPLQMILRQLVLQHQVPPGAMGAAVSNGSINSLAVQMAVMILALIPVAILSPFVQKHFQKGMLTGAVKG, from the coding sequence ATGACAACTCTCCTGGAACGTGAGAAGGGCCCGGCAGAGCCCGCGCCGCGCGCGGAGACTCCGCTCCAGCGCGCCCTGCGGATGGAACCCCGCCCGGTGTGGGAGGAGGAGCCGACCAAGGCGGGTCTGGCCTTCAAGGGGGTCGGACTCGTCGCGATCTGCGCGATCGTGATCGTCCCGATCTGGGTCGTGCTCGTCACCAGCCTCTCCGACACCAAGGCGATCAACGACGCGGGCGGCCTGGTCGTCTGGCCGAAGAGCATCACCTTCGTCGCGTACAAGGAGCTCCTCAGCGGTGGCGCGGTGACACGCGCGGCAGCCGTGAGCGTCGGCCTCACGGTCGTCGGCACCGTGGTGAGCATGGTGGTCTCGATCCTCTGCGCGTACGGGCTGAGCCGCCGCGACTCGTACGCCCACCGTCCGCTGCTGATGACCCTGATGGCGACGATGTTCTTCGGCGCCGGCCTCATCCCCACGTACCTGCTGGTCACGGGCATCGGGCTGAGCGACAGCTACTGGTCGATGATCCTGCCCAGTGCGATCAGCGTCTTCAACGTGCTGGTCCTGCGCGGCTTCTTCATGGACACCGCACCCGAACTCATCGACGCGGCCCGCATCGACGGCGCCGGTGAGTGGCGCATCCTGCTCCAGATCATCATGCCGCTGTCGCGCGCCGTGATCGCCGTGATCTCGCTGTTCTACGCGGTCGGCTACTGGAGCCAGTGGTTCAACGCGATGCTGTACATCCAGGACAGCGACAAGTACCCGCTGCAGATGATCCTGCGTCAGCTGGTCCTCCAGCACCAGGTGCCCCCGGGGGCCATGGGCGCGGCGGTCAGCAACGGGTCGATCAACAGCCTCGCCGTACAGATGGCGGTCATGATCCTCGCGCTGATCCCGGTCGCGATCCTGTCGCCGTTCGTCCAGAAGCACTTCCAGAAGGGCATGCTCACCGGCGCCGTGAAGGGCTGA
- a CDS encoding WD40/YVTN/BNR-like repeat-containing protein produces the protein MRASSAPTPSRRTVLAGAAVAAAAVALPTAGPAAAESKHHSDGRTEPHRWRTAAIGGTGFVTGVLFHPAVKGLAYARTDIGGAYRWDGHKARWTPLTDHLGWDDWNLLGIEALAVDPAHPDRLYLACGTYAQSWASPGAVLRSDDRGATWQRADLTVRLGANEDGRGAGERLLVDPRNSDTLWLGTRHDGLLRSTDRGATWAPVDFPATATASGQGVMFLAAAGRVVYAGWGDGGSALYRTDGSGGWEAVPGQPSGSAATKVPVRAAYDARGRALYVTYADAPGPNGQSAGSVHRLDTVTDTWSEVTPVRPDAAAGDGFGYGGVAVDARHAGTLVVTTNNRWSRIDTVFRSTDAGATWTSLKDTAVLDVAETPYLRWGGEPKFGWWIQAVAVDPFDSRHIVYGTGATLFGTRDLVHWAPEIRGLEESSVRFLLAPPGKGARLLSGLGDIGVMYHDSLTASPSRGMASNPVFGTATGLALAALKPSYVVRTGWPSGSDSAGASSDDGGRTWQPFAAQPEMAASAPGPVAVSADGSVLLWSFVHWDGTTYPAHRSTDGGESWAEVATFPKGGAPVADPLDPRRFYVYDTGTGAVFRSADGGATFTRGATGLPSGDVQFKVVAAPGRSGDLWLSAKDNGLFRSTDGGLTFTAVAGCQASHALGFGRAAPVRDRKRPGAGYPAVFQTGRVAATHDGVAVLRSDDAGATWVRINDDSHQWGWTGEVITGDPRVHGRVYLGTNGRGIQYAEPA, from the coding sequence ATGCGCGCTTCCTCCGCGCCCACGCCCAGTCGCAGAACCGTGCTCGCGGGAGCCGCCGTCGCCGCGGCAGCCGTGGCCCTGCCGACCGCGGGCCCTGCCGCGGCCGAGTCGAAGCACCACTCGGACGGCCGCACCGAACCCCACCGCTGGCGGACCGCCGCCATCGGAGGAACGGGATTCGTCACCGGGGTCCTGTTCCACCCGGCGGTCAAGGGCCTCGCCTACGCCCGCACCGACATCGGCGGCGCCTACCGCTGGGACGGGCACAAGGCCCGCTGGACGCCGCTCACGGACCACCTCGGCTGGGACGACTGGAACCTGCTCGGCATCGAGGCCCTGGCCGTCGACCCGGCGCACCCGGACCGGCTCTACCTGGCCTGCGGTACGTACGCCCAGTCCTGGGCGAGCCCCGGCGCGGTGCTCCGCTCGGACGACCGGGGCGCGACCTGGCAGCGGGCCGACCTGACGGTGCGTCTGGGGGCCAACGAGGACGGGCGCGGCGCCGGCGAGCGGCTGCTCGTGGACCCGCGGAACAGCGACACCCTGTGGCTCGGCACCCGTCACGACGGGCTGCTGCGCTCCACGGACCGGGGCGCCACCTGGGCGCCCGTCGACTTCCCCGCCACGGCGACGGCGAGCGGCCAGGGCGTGATGTTCCTCGCCGCCGCCGGCCGGGTGGTCTATGCGGGCTGGGGCGACGGCGGCAGCGCGCTCTACCGTACGGACGGTTCCGGCGGCTGGGAGGCCGTGCCCGGGCAGCCGTCGGGGAGCGCGGCGACGAAGGTGCCGGTGCGGGCCGCGTACGACGCGCGCGGCCGTGCCCTGTACGTCACCTACGCCGACGCCCCGGGCCCCAACGGGCAGTCCGCTGGCTCGGTGCACCGGCTCGACACGGTGACGGACACCTGGAGCGAGGTGACCCCGGTGCGGCCCGACGCCGCGGCCGGTGACGGCTTCGGCTACGGCGGTGTCGCGGTCGACGCGCGCCACGCCGGGACGCTCGTCGTCACGACCAACAACCGCTGGTCGCGGATCGACACGGTGTTCCGCTCCACCGACGCCGGCGCCACCTGGACATCGCTGAAGGACACCGCGGTCCTCGATGTCGCGGAGACCCCGTACCTGCGGTGGGGCGGGGAGCCCAAGTTCGGCTGGTGGATCCAGGCCGTGGCGGTCGACCCGTTCGACTCCCGGCACATCGTGTACGGGACCGGCGCGACGCTCTTCGGTACCCGCGACCTCGTCCACTGGGCCCCGGAGATCCGGGGTCTGGAGGAGTCGTCCGTACGGTTCCTGCTCGCCCCTCCCGGCAAGGGCGCCCGGCTCCTCAGCGGCCTCGGCGACATCGGCGTCATGTACCACGACTCGCTCACCGCCTCCCCGTCGCGCGGCATGGCGTCGAACCCCGTCTTCGGCACGGCCACCGGCCTCGCGCTGGCCGCGCTGAAGCCCTCGTACGTCGTCCGGACGGGCTGGCCGTCGGGGTCGGACTCCGCCGGCGCGTCCTCGGACGACGGCGGCAGGACCTGGCAGCCGTTCGCCGCCCAGCCGGAGATGGCCGCATCCGCTCCCGGACCGGTCGCGGTGTCCGCCGACGGGTCGGTGCTGCTCTGGTCGTTCGTCCACTGGGACGGCACCACGTACCCGGCCCACCGCTCCACCGACGGCGGGGAGAGCTGGGCGGAGGTCGCCACGTTCCCCAAGGGCGGCGCCCCGGTCGCCGATCCGCTGGACCCGCGGCGCTTCTACGTCTACGACACCGGCACCGGAGCGGTCTTCCGCTCCGCCGACGGCGGCGCGACGTTCACCCGCGGCGCGACCGGACTCCCGTCCGGTGACGTGCAGTTCAAGGTGGTGGCGGCGCCCGGCCGCAGTGGCGACCTCTGGCTCTCCGCGAAGGACAACGGACTGTTCCGCTCGACGGACGGCGGGCTGACGTTCACCGCGGTGGCCGGCTGCCAGGCCTCGCACGCCCTGGGCTTCGGCAGGGCCGCGCCGGTCAGGGACCGCAAGCGCCCGGGCGCCGGCTACCCGGCGGTCTTCCAGACGGGCCGCGTCGCCGCGACGCACGACGGCGTGGCGGTGCTGCGCTCCGACGACGCGGGCGCCACCTGGGTCCGGATCAACGACGACTCCCACCAGTGGGGCTGGACCGGCGAAGTGATCACCGGCGACCCCCGCGTCCACGGCCGTGTCTACCTGGGCACCAACGGCCGCGGCATCCAGTACGCAGAACCCGCATAA
- a CDS encoding glycosyl hydrolase family 95 catalytic domain-containing protein, translated as MTARTLVDGTWEPRPATRWEDAFLGGNGRHGAMVYGDPADDRVIVNHHTLVRPNGSEQLRPPELADRLHRLQSALLTGDTTAAERFGVGRPLVWVQPFHPAFQTRIRPTPDASPASDGTEPPPGYRRTVDFATGEITAVCEGRRSQVFVSRADDVIVQYVTGPGLAVDLTLDHALPGAPPNLAIGRSTVLTPAGGRLTLRVGYPDSEAAYTGITVVRADGGKVSVFGEGIRIEGARSLLLLTRVRRHTGSPDLRAECAALPHDDYPALLDRHRALHRPAFERASLTLDADPAERALPGSELTGKPGSPALLERLFAAGRYHLYSSSGILPPRLTGLWTGTWDTAWSGAFTTNANLNLQIASAAAGALPEVSEAHAGLVHGQLADWRENARAIFGARGIVAPSHTDGESGLTRHYQRAYPLHLWTAGADWLLEPLIEHAETSGATDPRLVDALHEVALFYEDFLTRTAPDGTVAVVPSYSPENRPANASWGTVNATMDLAAARHALTASADRSPTAPASARRRALADRLPAYRVNEDGALAEWAWPGLEETYDHRHLSHLYPVWPLDAINPYDTPALAAAAHRALELRGSENDSAHGHLHHALIAARLRDGVRVSAALKAVLAGDFFHDSLMSAHYPSRNVYNADAAHALPAAVIESLVQSTPRRLVLLPAPLTGCPNGELRGVRTRFGAGLDLRWSADGTATAVLRPTRDARIDVRTGHGSTVTDSSAGTPSAPLELKAGVDRVLELGPR; from the coding sequence ATGACCGCCCGCACCCTCGTCGACGGCACGTGGGAACCGCGGCCCGCCACCCGCTGGGAGGACGCCTTCCTCGGCGGCAACGGCCGGCACGGGGCGATGGTGTACGGGGACCCCGCCGACGACCGGGTCATCGTCAACCACCACACCCTGGTCCGGCCCAACGGCTCCGAGCAGCTGCGTCCACCGGAGCTCGCGGACCGGCTGCACCGGTTGCAGAGCGCGCTGCTCACCGGGGACACCACGGCCGCCGAGCGGTTCGGGGTGGGCCGGCCGCTGGTCTGGGTGCAGCCCTTCCATCCTGCGTTCCAGACGCGGATCCGCCCCACTCCGGACGCGTCGCCCGCTTCCGACGGCACGGAACCTCCCCCGGGGTACCGCCGCACGGTCGACTTCGCCACCGGTGAGATCACGGCCGTGTGCGAGGGCAGGCGCAGCCAGGTCTTCGTCTCCCGCGCCGACGACGTGATCGTCCAGTACGTCACCGGCCCCGGGCTCGCGGTGGACCTGACCCTGGACCACGCGCTGCCCGGCGCCCCGCCGAACCTGGCCATCGGCCGCAGCACCGTGCTGACGCCCGCCGGCGGCCGGCTCACCCTGCGCGTGGGCTACCCGGACAGCGAAGCCGCCTACACCGGGATCACCGTGGTCCGGGCGGACGGCGGCAAGGTGTCCGTCTTCGGCGAGGGCATCCGGATCGAGGGGGCTCGCAGCCTGCTGCTGCTCACCCGGGTGCGGCGCCACACGGGCAGCCCGGACCTCAGGGCCGAGTGCGCCGCCCTGCCGCACGACGACTACCCGGCCCTGCTCGACCGGCACCGCGCCCTGCACCGCCCCGCCTTCGAGCGGGCTTCCCTGACCCTGGACGCCGATCCGGCGGAACGCGCACTGCCCGGCAGCGAGTTGACCGGCAAGCCGGGCAGCCCCGCCCTGCTGGAGCGGCTGTTCGCGGCGGGGCGCTACCACCTGTACTCGTCGTCCGGCATCCTGCCGCCCCGGCTGACCGGCCTGTGGACGGGCACCTGGGACACCGCCTGGTCCGGGGCCTTCACCACCAACGCCAACCTCAACCTCCAGATCGCGTCGGCGGCGGCCGGTGCACTGCCCGAGGTGTCCGAGGCCCATGCCGGCCTGGTCCACGGCCAGTTGGCCGACTGGCGGGAGAACGCCCGGGCGATCTTCGGGGCGCGGGGCATCGTCGCCCCGTCCCACACCGACGGCGAGTCCGGACTCACCCGCCACTACCAGCGCGCCTACCCGTTGCATCTGTGGACGGCCGGTGCGGACTGGCTCCTGGAACCGCTGATCGAGCACGCCGAGACGAGCGGGGCGACGGACCCCCGGCTGGTCGACGCGCTCCACGAAGTCGCACTGTTCTACGAGGACTTCCTGACCCGCACCGCACCCGACGGCACCGTGGCCGTCGTGCCCTCGTACTCACCGGAGAACCGTCCGGCCAACGCGAGCTGGGGCACGGTGAACGCGACGATGGACCTCGCGGCGGCCCGCCACGCCCTCACCGCGTCGGCCGACCGCTCCCCCACCGCACCGGCCTCCGCCCGGCGGCGGGCGCTCGCGGACCGGCTTCCCGCGTACCGGGTCAACGAGGACGGCGCGCTCGCCGAGTGGGCGTGGCCGGGGCTGGAGGAGACGTACGACCACCGCCACCTCAGCCACCTCTATCCGGTGTGGCCGCTGGACGCGATCAATCCGTACGACACCCCCGCTCTCGCGGCCGCCGCACACCGCGCACTGGAGCTGCGCGGATCGGAGAACGACTCCGCGCACGGGCACCTGCACCATGCGCTGATCGCCGCGCGGCTGCGGGACGGGGTGCGGGTCTCGGCGGCGCTGAAGGCCGTACTGGCGGGTGACTTCTTCCACGACTCGCTGATGAGCGCCCACTATCCGTCCCGCAACGTGTACAACGCGGACGCCGCGCACGCGCTGCCCGCAGCGGTCATCGAGTCGCTCGTCCAGTCGACGCCCCGCCGGCTGGTCCTGCTGCCCGCACCGCTGACCGGCTGCCCGAACGGTGAACTGCGCGGTGTGCGCACCAGGTTCGGCGCGGGCCTGGATCTGCGCTGGTCCGCCGACGGCACCGCGACCGCGGTGCTCCGTCCCACCCGTGACGCCCGGATCGACGTCCGTACGGGCCACGGCAGCACCGTCACCGATTCCTCCGCCGGCACCCCTTCGGCTCCGCTGGAACTGAAGGCCGGCGTGGACCGCGTCCTCGAACTGGGGCCGCGGTAG
- a CDS encoding beta-galactosidase — protein sequence MPSLRDAARGRILFGGDYNPEQWPEEVWEDDARLMKEAGVNSVTLGVFSWAKIEPRPGAREFGWLDRLMDLMHAHGIGVVLATPTASPPPWMGARHPETLPRTEDGSVVWYGSRQQFCASSPVYRRYAAALTEDLAARYADHPALTVWHINNEYCTHCWCDETAAHFRRWLRSRYDTVDTLNEAWGTAFWSQRYDSWTEILPPRKAQYMKNPAQVLDFKRFTSDALMECYVAERDIVARHTPRVPVTTNFMPMWSGQDAWAWSAQEDIVSVDIYPDPRDPQGGQYNAMLADMTRSQAAGPWMLMEQAAGPVNWRGVNHPKPEGLNRLWSLQAVARGADAVCYFQWRQSRQGSEKFHSGMLTHAGEQGRTFREIKRLGRELATLGPAVGGSDVPADVAVLHDWDAWWAGAQEGRPSSLLDYTEVVQRWHRALWENGVVTDFARPDADLSRFKAVAVPHLYLLTDEAIENLVAYAQEGGTLVCGFFSGIADVDDRIRPGGMDERLRELFGIRTLHEWWPLDAGSVVACDGFDGTLWSEELETTEGTQVVVSYRDGELAGLPAVLRRGRAHYLSTLPEPAALRALLGDAVREAGVTPVLAGLPDGVEAVRRGDLLFLLHHGRDTVTVTLPGSYEDLLTGRTAEDRVELGRHGVAVLRSAAP from the coding sequence ATGCCGTCCCTGCGCGACGCAGCCCGTGGCCGCATCCTCTTCGGAGGCGACTACAACCCCGAGCAGTGGCCCGAGGAGGTGTGGGAGGACGACGCCCGGCTCATGAAGGAGGCCGGGGTCAACTCCGTCACCCTCGGCGTCTTCTCCTGGGCGAAGATCGAACCACGCCCAGGAGCCAGGGAGTTCGGCTGGCTGGACCGGCTGATGGACCTGATGCACGCCCACGGCATCGGCGTCGTGCTCGCCACCCCGACCGCGTCCCCACCGCCCTGGATGGGGGCGCGGCACCCGGAGACCCTGCCGCGCACGGAGGACGGCTCGGTCGTCTGGTACGGCTCGCGCCAGCAGTTCTGCGCCAGCTCCCCCGTCTACCGGCGCTATGCCGCGGCCCTGACCGAGGACCTCGCCGCGCGGTACGCGGACCATCCCGCGCTCACCGTGTGGCACATCAACAACGAGTACTGCACCCACTGCTGGTGCGACGAGACGGCGGCCCACTTCCGCCGCTGGCTGCGCAGCCGGTACGACACCGTCGACACGCTCAACGAGGCGTGGGGCACCGCCTTCTGGAGCCAGCGCTACGACTCCTGGACGGAGATCCTGCCGCCGCGCAAGGCGCAGTACATGAAGAACCCGGCGCAGGTACTGGACTTCAAGCGGTTCACCTCCGACGCGCTGATGGAGTGCTACGTCGCCGAGCGTGACATCGTCGCCCGGCACACCCCGCGCGTGCCGGTGACGACGAACTTCATGCCGATGTGGTCGGGCCAGGACGCCTGGGCCTGGTCGGCGCAGGAGGACATCGTCTCCGTCGACATCTACCCGGACCCCCGGGACCCGCAGGGCGGCCAGTACAACGCGATGCTCGCCGACATGACGCGTTCGCAGGCCGCCGGCCCGTGGATGCTGATGGAGCAGGCTGCGGGCCCGGTCAACTGGCGGGGCGTCAACCACCCCAAGCCCGAGGGTCTGAACCGGCTCTGGTCGCTGCAGGCCGTGGCGCGCGGCGCCGACGCCGTGTGCTACTTCCAGTGGCGGCAGTCCCGGCAGGGCTCGGAGAAGTTCCACTCCGGAATGCTCACCCACGCCGGTGAACAGGGCCGCACGTTCCGCGAGATCAAGCGGCTGGGCAGGGAACTCGCCACGCTCGGACCGGCCGTCGGGGGCAGTGACGTGCCGGCCGACGTGGCCGTCCTGCACGACTGGGACGCGTGGTGGGCGGGCGCGCAGGAGGGCAGGCCGTCCTCGCTGCTGGACTACACCGAGGTCGTGCAGCGCTGGCACCGCGCGCTGTGGGAGAACGGTGTCGTCACGGACTTCGCCCGCCCCGACGCCGATCTGAGCCGGTTCAAGGCGGTCGCCGTACCTCATCTGTATCTGCTCACGGACGAGGCGATCGAGAATCTGGTGGCGTACGCGCAGGAGGGCGGGACCCTGGTCTGCGGCTTCTTCAGCGGGATCGCGGATGTGGACGACCGCATCCGGCCGGGCGGCATGGACGAGCGGCTGCGCGAGCTGTTCGGAATCCGCACGCTCCACGAGTGGTGGCCGCTGGACGCGGGCTCGGTCGTGGCGTGCGACGGCTTCGACGGCACCCTGTGGTCGGAGGAGCTGGAGACCACGGAGGGCACCCAGGTGGTCGTCTCCTACCGCGACGGCGAGCTGGCCGGCCTGCCCGCGGTGCTGCGCAGGGGCCGGGCCCACTACTTGTCGACGCTGCCGGAACCGGCGGCGCTCCGCGCGCTGCTCGGTGACGCGGTGCGGGAGGCCGGCGTGACACCGGTCCTGGCCGGACTGCCCGACGGTGTGGAGGCGGTCCGCCGGGGCGACCTGCTCTTCCTGCTGCACCACGGCCGGGACACCGTCACGGTGACGCTGCCGGGCTCGTACGAGGACCTGCTGACCGGCCGCACGGCCGAGGACCGGGTGGAGCTGGGCCGCCACGGGGTCGCCGTGCTGCGGAGCGCCGCCCCATGA